Proteins encoded within one genomic window of Bradyrhizobium sp. 186:
- a CDS encoding glucose 1-dehydrogenase: protein MTSSRFDLRGKVAVVTGGNGGIGLGMARGLADAGADIAVVGRNETKSAVAVADLKQRGVKAIAVTTDVTDKAAVAAMVERVAKDLGRIDILINNAGMSIRKPPHELELDEWNKVIATNLTSAFLCSKAAYPALKASGNGKVINIGSMMSIFGASFATAYAASKGGIVQYTRACANAWAPDNIQVNAILPGWIDTDLTRGARKQVAGLHERVLARTPAGRWGDIDDFAGIAVFLASPASNFVTGTAIPVDGGFSVMA from the coding sequence ATGACATCCAGCCGGTTCGATCTCCGCGGCAAGGTCGCGGTCGTGACGGGAGGCAATGGCGGCATCGGGCTCGGCATGGCCCGCGGCCTTGCCGACGCCGGCGCCGACATCGCCGTGGTGGGACGCAACGAAACGAAGTCCGCCGTGGCCGTGGCAGATCTCAAGCAGCGCGGCGTGAAGGCGATTGCCGTCACCACCGACGTGACCGACAAGGCGGCGGTTGCCGCGATGGTCGAGCGCGTTGCAAAGGATCTCGGCCGCATCGATATCCTCATCAACAATGCCGGCATGAGCATCCGCAAGCCGCCGCACGAGCTCGAGCTCGACGAGTGGAACAAGGTCATCGCAACCAACCTCACCAGCGCTTTCCTGTGCTCGAAGGCGGCCTATCCCGCGCTGAAGGCATCCGGCAACGGCAAGGTGATCAATATCGGCTCGATGATGTCGATCTTCGGTGCAAGCTTCGCGACGGCCTATGCGGCGAGCAAGGGCGGCATCGTGCAGTACACGCGCGCCTGCGCTAATGCCTGGGCGCCTGACAACATCCAGGTCAATGCTATCCTGCCCGGCTGGATCGACACAGATCTCACCCGCGGTGCGCGGAAGCAGGTCGCAGGCTTGCACGAGCGCGTGCTGGCGCGCACGCCCGCGGGGCGTTGGGGCGACATCGACGATTTTGCCGGCATCGCGGTGTTCCTCGCCTCGCCCGCCTCGAACTTCGTCACGGGCACCGCGATCCCCGTCGACGGCGGGTTCTCCGTCATGGCGTGA
- a CDS encoding porin family protein, giving the protein MKKILLALTAVAAMTGSASAADLGPRPYVKAPAPAPVANWTGFYIFGGGGGGLSNADQSVVDTATGTPLTITQRQGGSGWFGTVGAGYDWQFSGTWVAGVFADGQFGSIRSTIQDPIFDITGSQKLETSWAAGVRLGWLVAPNVLSYVNGGYSGAHFGQTNFTDLAGAPVGVHLASYNRNGWFVGGGVENSLNIFGITSPGWFMKTEYRSAFYDTKTRDELFDVGNVPTGNSIRANSWNQTISTSLVYRFNWTGPVVAKY; this is encoded by the coding sequence ATGAAGAAGATTTTGCTCGCTCTGACCGCGGTTGCGGCGATGACCGGTTCGGCCTCGGCGGCCGACCTTGGCCCCCGCCCCTACGTGAAGGCTCCGGCGCCCGCGCCGGTCGCCAACTGGACCGGCTTCTACATCTTCGGCGGTGGCGGCGGTGGCCTGTCGAACGCCGATCAGAGCGTTGTGGATACGGCCACCGGCACGCCGTTGACGATCACGCAGCGACAGGGTGGCTCGGGCTGGTTCGGCACCGTCGGCGCTGGTTACGATTGGCAGTTCAGCGGAACTTGGGTCGCAGGTGTGTTTGCTGACGGTCAGTTCGGCAGCATCCGTTCCACCATCCAGGATCCGATTTTCGACATCACCGGCAGCCAGAAGCTGGAAACCTCCTGGGCCGCTGGCGTTCGCCTCGGTTGGCTGGTTGCTCCGAACGTTCTCTCCTACGTCAACGGCGGTTACTCCGGCGCTCACTTCGGCCAGACGAACTTCACGGACCTCGCGGGCGCGCCCGTCGGCGTCCATCTCGCCAGCTACAACCGCAACGGCTGGTTTGTCGGCGGTGGCGTCGAGAACAGCCTGAACATCTTCGGTATCACCTCACCGGGCTGGTTCATGAAGACCGAGTACCGTTCGGCCTTCTACGATACCAAGACTCGGGACGAGCTGTTCGATGTCGGTAATGTCCCGACCGGAAACAGCATCCGCGCCAACAGCTGGAACCAGACGATCTCGACTTCGCTGGTCTACCGCTTCAACTGGACCGGTCCGGTCGTCGCGAAGTACTGA
- the parE gene encoding DNA topoisomerase IV subunit B, with amino-acid sequence MSKQLKSKAKDDLFDGNETKPRAPAKAATRTSGAEADYTAADIEVLEGLEPVRRRPGMYIGGTDEKALHHLFAEVIDNAMDEALAGHATFIEVDLGTDGFLTVTDNGRGIPVDPHPKFPKKSALEVIMCTLHSGGKFDSKVYETSGGLHGVGISVVNALSSRLEVEVARGQQLYRMNFERGHPKGKLEELGKINNRRGTRVRFKPDTDIFGAKAAFKPQRLFKMTRSKAYLFGGVEIRWNCAAELLKGIEDVPAEATFHFPGGLKDYLAAAIHADTLVHPDIFSGKSGRNGAHGACEWAVAWTADADGFLSSYTNTVPTPDGGTHESGLRSALLRGLKDHAERVGQGKRAASVTSEDVMVGAAVMLSVFVREPEFQGQTKDRLATAEAQRIVEQAMKDPFDHWLSGNPNQANRLLDFVIDRAEERLRRRQEKETARKTAGKKLRLPGKLADCTDAGTEGSELFIVEGDSAGGSAKQARDRKTQAVLPLRGKILNVASAGKDKLTANAQLSDLVQAIGCGTLAQYREEDLRYQRIIIMTDADVDGAHIASLLITFFYRQMPRLIDEGHLFLAVPPLYKLTHGTKSIYARDDAHKEALIKSEFNANAKVEVNRFKGLGEMMPAQLKETTMDPARRTMLKVVLLADDRDTTADSVERLMGTKAEARFAFISDKAEFANEELLDV; translated from the coding sequence ATGTCCAAGCAATTGAAATCCAAAGCAAAAGACGACCTGTTCGACGGCAACGAGACGAAGCCCCGCGCGCCCGCCAAGGCGGCCACGCGCACGAGCGGCGCTGAAGCCGACTACACCGCGGCCGACATCGAGGTGCTGGAAGGTCTGGAACCGGTCCGGCGCCGGCCCGGCATGTATATCGGCGGCACCGACGAGAAGGCGCTGCATCACCTCTTCGCCGAAGTCATCGACAACGCGATGGACGAGGCACTGGCCGGGCATGCGACCTTCATCGAGGTCGACCTCGGCACGGACGGTTTTCTGACCGTCACAGACAACGGCCGCGGCATCCCGGTCGATCCGCATCCAAAATTTCCGAAGAAGTCGGCGCTCGAAGTCATCATGTGCACGCTGCACTCGGGCGGCAAGTTCGATTCCAAGGTCTACGAGACCTCGGGCGGCCTGCATGGCGTCGGCATCTCCGTGGTGAACGCCCTCTCCTCGCGCCTCGAGGTCGAGGTCGCGCGTGGCCAGCAACTCTACCGCATGAATTTCGAGCGCGGCCATCCGAAGGGCAAGCTCGAGGAACTCGGCAAGATCAACAACCGCCGCGGCACGCGCGTGCGCTTCAAGCCGGACACCGACATTTTCGGCGCCAAGGCCGCGTTCAAGCCGCAGCGCCTGTTCAAGATGACGCGCTCCAAGGCGTATCTGTTCGGCGGCGTCGAGATCCGCTGGAATTGCGCGGCCGAGCTCTTGAAGGGCATCGAGGACGTGCCGGCGGAAGCGACGTTCCACTTCCCGGGCGGCCTGAAGGATTATCTCGCCGCGGCGATCCACGCCGACACACTGGTGCACCCCGACATCTTCTCCGGCAAGTCCGGCCGCAATGGTGCGCATGGCGCCTGCGAATGGGCTGTCGCCTGGACCGCGGATGCCGACGGTTTTCTCTCGTCCTACACCAACACCGTGCCGACGCCCGATGGCGGCACGCACGAATCCGGCCTGCGCAGCGCTCTGCTGCGCGGCCTGAAGGATCACGCCGAGCGCGTCGGCCAGGGCAAGCGCGCGGCCTCCGTCACCTCGGAAGACGTCATGGTCGGCGCGGCCGTGATGCTGTCCGTGTTCGTGCGCGAGCCGGAATTCCAGGGCCAGACCAAGGATCGTCTCGCCACCGCGGAGGCACAGCGCATCGTCGAACAGGCGATGAAGGATCCGTTCGACCACTGGCTCTCGGGTAATCCGAACCAGGCCAACAGGCTGCTCGACTTCGTGATCGATCGCGCCGAGGAGCGGCTGCGGCGCCGCCAGGAAAAGGAGACGGCGCGCAAGACCGCCGGCAAAAAGCTGCGCCTGCCCGGCAAGCTTGCCGACTGCACCGATGCCGGCACCGAAGGCTCCGAGCTCTTCATCGTCGAGGGTGACTCGGCCGGCGGCAGCGCCAAGCAGGCGCGCGATCGCAAGACCCAGGCCGTGCTGCCGCTGCGCGGCAAGATCCTCAACGTCGCCTCCGCCGGCAAGGACAAGCTGACAGCGAACGCCCAGCTCTCCGATCTCGTGCAGGCGATCGGCTGCGGCACGCTCGCGCAATATCGCGAAGAGGATCTGCGCTATCAGCGCATCATCATCATGACCGACGCCGATGTCGACGGCGCCCACATCGCTTCCCTCCTCATCACCTTCTTCTATAGGCAGATGCCGCGCCTGATCGACGAGGGGCACCTCTTCCTTGCGGTGCCGCCGCTCTACAAGCTGACCCATGGCACCAAGTCGATCTACGCTCGCGACGACGCGCACAAGGAGGCGCTGATCAAGAGCGAGTTCAACGCCAACGCCAAGGTCGAGGTCAATCGCTTCAAAGGCCTCGGCGAGATGATGCCGGCGCAGCTCAAGGAAACCACCATGGATCCGGCCCGGCGGACCATGCTGAAGGTGGTTCTGCTCGCCGACGACCGCGACACCACGGCGGATTCGGTGGAGCGCCTGATGGGCACCAAGGCCGAGGCGCGCTTCGCGTTCATCTCGGACAAGGCCGAGTTTGCCAATGAGGAGCTGCTGGACGTCTAA
- a CDS encoding DedA family protein, giving the protein MEQYAHALADFVRAHQVWAGPIVFVLAFGESLAFISLLIPAWGALVAIGALIGVSGISFYPVWIAGGIGAALGDWVSYWFGYRYKEQVAQMWPLSRYPELLPRGEAFVRSWGVPSIFIGRFFGPLRASVPLAAGIFEMPYWSFQAANFVSALVWSAALLLFGDVIAKVMEWIWRFV; this is encoded by the coding sequence ATGGAGCAGTATGCGCACGCGCTGGCCGACTTCGTGCGCGCTCATCAGGTTTGGGCAGGTCCGATCGTGTTTGTGCTGGCGTTCGGCGAGTCGCTTGCCTTCATCTCCTTGCTGATCCCGGCCTGGGGCGCGCTGGTGGCGATCGGCGCCCTGATCGGGGTGAGCGGCATCAGCTTCTATCCGGTCTGGATTGCCGGCGGCATCGGGGCCGCCCTCGGCGACTGGGTCTCCTACTGGTTCGGCTATCGCTACAAGGAGCAGGTCGCGCAGATGTGGCCGCTCTCGCGCTATCCGGAACTCCTCCCCAGAGGCGAGGCCTTTGTGCGAAGCTGGGGCGTGCCCAGCATCTTCATCGGCCGTTTCTTCGGCCCGTTGCGCGCCTCGGTGCCGCTCGCGGCCGGCATCTTCGAGATGCCCTATTGGAGTTTTCAGGCCGCCAATTTCGTCTCGGCGCTGGTCTGGTCGGCGGCGCTGTTGCTGTTCGGCGACGTGATCGCGAAGGTCATGGAATGGATCTGGCGCTTCGTCTGA
- a CDS encoding FMN-binding negative transcriptional regulator, whose product MYTPPFFKQDRAASLKFADARGFGTMCVFDGQKPVASALPFYLTYADDGTPQVAFHVARHNPLVKLADGTTSWLLAVNGPDAYVSPDWYVSPDQVPTWLYQSVHLTGPVRLLSDDELAKQIDTLSDKFENWLLPKKPWTSTKMTAGRLETLKKGIVGLVMTVEEVEGSFKLNQHKSDADYTAIAGALASQTAAGSQQIAQLMRVARPQLFATETTENNAAVTLERNV is encoded by the coding sequence ATGTACACGCCCCCCTTTTTCAAGCAGGACCGCGCCGCGAGCCTGAAATTCGCCGACGCGCGCGGTTTCGGCACCATGTGTGTCTTCGACGGCCAGAAGCCGGTCGCCTCGGCGCTGCCGTTCTATCTCACCTATGCCGATGACGGCACGCCGCAGGTCGCCTTTCATGTCGCCCGTCACAATCCGCTGGTAAAGCTTGCGGACGGGACGACGTCCTGGCTGCTCGCCGTCAACGGCCCGGACGCCTATGTATCGCCGGACTGGTACGTCTCGCCGGATCAGGTGCCGACCTGGCTCTATCAGTCGGTGCATTTGACCGGACCGGTGCGGCTCTTGTCGGACGACGAACTGGCCAAGCAGATCGACACGCTCAGCGACAAGTTCGAGAACTGGCTGCTGCCGAAGAAGCCGTGGACGTCGACCAAGATGACGGCCGGCCGGCTCGAGACGTTGAAGAAGGGGATCGTGGGTCTGGTCATGACGGTTGAGGAGGTCGAAGGCAGCTTCAAGCTCAACCAGCACAAGTCCGACGCTGACTATACGGCGATCGCAGGCGCGCTTGCCTCGCAAACCGCCGCGGGCTCGCAGCAGATCGCGCAACTGATGAGAGTCGCGCGCCCACAATTATTCGCGACGGAAACGACAGAGAACAACGCAGCGGTTACCTTGGAAAGGAACGTGTGA
- the argC gene encoding N-acetyl-gamma-glutamyl-phosphate reductase has protein sequence MSTKKKIGILGASGYTGADAVRLLARHPNAEIIALTANTHAGKSMGDVFPHFFMLGLPKLVEWEKVDWGTLDAVFCGLPHGTTQEIIAAVLKANPKIKVLDMSADFRLRDKNTYAQWYGHEHRALELQGEAIYGLTEFYREKITSARLVACPGCYPTAALLALVPLAKAKLIDVDDIVIDAKSGVTGAGRGLKQNTLFSEAGEGLSPYSVGTHRHAPEIEQEIGVAAGSAVTINFTPHLIPMARGELCTSYVKLNGATPDDLRTALEQAYADEPFVHVARKGVLPQTQNVRGSNYVQIGVVADRIKNRAIVISTLDNLVKGSAGQAIQNMNLMFGLPETAGLEQIALFP, from the coding sequence ATGAGCACGAAGAAGAAAATCGGTATCTTGGGCGCCTCCGGTTACACCGGCGCCGATGCGGTGCGCCTGTTGGCGCGGCATCCGAATGCCGAGATCATCGCGCTCACGGCCAACACCCACGCCGGCAAGTCGATGGGCGATGTGTTTCCGCATTTCTTCATGCTGGGCCTACCGAAACTCGTGGAATGGGAAAAGGTCGACTGGGGCACGCTCGATGCGGTGTTCTGCGGACTGCCGCACGGCACCACGCAGGAAATCATCGCCGCGGTCCTCAAGGCAAATCCCAAAATCAAGGTCCTCGACATGTCCGCCGATTTCAGGCTGCGGGACAAGAACACCTATGCGCAATGGTACGGCCATGAGCACCGGGCGCTCGAACTGCAGGGCGAAGCGATCTATGGCCTGACCGAATTCTATCGCGAGAAGATCACGTCGGCCCGGCTGGTCGCCTGTCCCGGCTGCTATCCCACGGCGGCGCTGCTCGCGTTGGTGCCGCTTGCGAAAGCCAAATTGATCGACGTCGACGACATCGTCATCGACGCGAAATCGGGCGTCACCGGCGCCGGCCGCGGGCTGAAACAGAACACGTTGTTCAGCGAGGCGGGCGAGGGGTTGTCGCCCTATTCGGTCGGCACCCACCGGCACGCGCCCGAGATCGAGCAGGAGATCGGCGTCGCCGCCGGTTCCGCGGTGACGATCAACTTCACGCCGCATCTTATTCCGATGGCGCGCGGCGAACTCTGCACGTCCTACGTCAAGCTCAACGGCGCGACGCCCGACGATCTGCGAACCGCGCTGGAGCAGGCTTATGCCGACGAGCCCTTCGTGCATGTCGCCAGGAAGGGCGTGCTGCCGCAGACCCAGAATGTGCGCGGCTCCAACTATGTGCAGATCGGCGTCGTCGCCGACCGCATCAAGAACCGCGCGATCGTGATTTCCACGCTCGACAATCTGGTGAAGGGGTCGGCCGGGCAGGCGATCCAGAACATGAACCTGATGTTCGGGCTGCCCGAGACGGCGGGGCTGGAGCAGATCGCTCTGTTTCCATGA
- a CDS encoding outer membrane beta-barrel protein: MNWKIASALGAISFTAVASQANAADLAARPYSKAPPMIAAVYNWSGFYVGANGGYGSSRKCWDQTVGFAPGVAEGCHDATGAVAGGQIGYRWQTGAFVFGLEAQGDWADLSGRNASTVLGVANRTRVDAFGLFTGQVGYAWNNALLYVKGGAAVTRDRYRGIGTGGLAGAEFDGADETRWGGTIGVGFEYGFAPNWSVGLEYDHLFMGRRDVTLTANGVLAPVGTFSRTDRIGQDVDLITARINYKFGGPVVAKY, encoded by the coding sequence ATGAACTGGAAGATTGCATCCGCGCTCGGCGCGATCTCGTTCACAGCCGTCGCTAGCCAGGCCAATGCAGCCGATCTGGCCGCCCGCCCCTACAGCAAGGCGCCGCCGATGATCGCCGCGGTCTACAATTGGAGCGGCTTCTACGTCGGTGCCAATGGCGGCTATGGTTCGTCGCGCAAGTGCTGGGACCAGACGGTTGGTTTCGCCCCCGGCGTCGCGGAGGGGTGTCATGATGCGACGGGCGCCGTCGCCGGCGGCCAGATCGGTTATCGCTGGCAGACCGGCGCCTTCGTGTTCGGCCTCGAAGCGCAGGGCGACTGGGCGGACCTTTCCGGCCGGAATGCCAGCACCGTGTTGGGCGTCGCGAACCGCACCCGCGTCGACGCCTTCGGCCTCTTCACCGGCCAGGTCGGCTACGCCTGGAACAACGCACTGCTTTACGTGAAGGGCGGCGCCGCCGTCACCCGCGATCGCTACCGCGGCATCGGTACGGGCGGTCTGGCCGGGGCCGAGTTCGATGGTGCCGACGAGACCCGCTGGGGCGGCACGATCGGCGTCGGCTTCGAATACGGCTTTGCGCCGAACTGGTCGGTCGGCCTCGAATACGACCATCTGTTCATGGGCCGGCGCGACGTTACCCTCACGGCCAACGGCGTGCTGGCACCCGTTGGCACGTTCTCACGTACCGACCGCATCGGTCAGGACGTCGATCTGATCACGGCCCGCATCAACTACAAATTCGGCGGCCCGGTCGTCGCGAAATACTGA
- a CDS encoding ornithine carbamoyltransferase, which yields MPNEAERDFLQFHDLGADAILSIIARAQILAEAWNDRDMPQSLAGKRVALIVDDGGWRNTTAFELGIQAMGGVCARPPARFGAGEATADLAKYLDNWFDVLVVRTRELSALRELASSADAPVINARTRSNHPCETLGDLAYIRSKRARLDGLKIVALSPAANIVRSWIEASIALPLQVTQIYPEDWHVREIASPNFTASTGLDALFDADVIVTDCWPDGASGDRLLGYQVSASLLERCRPDVIFLPCPPVTRGQEVSADAMSHPACQSPRAKAYLLHAQNALLEWIVA from the coding sequence ATGCCTAACGAAGCCGAGCGGGACTTTCTCCAGTTCCACGACCTGGGCGCGGACGCGATCCTGTCCATCATCGCGCGCGCGCAGATCCTGGCGGAGGCGTGGAACGACCGCGACATGCCGCAGAGTCTCGCCGGCAAGCGCGTGGCTCTTATCGTCGACGACGGTGGATGGAGGAATACGACGGCCTTCGAGCTCGGCATCCAGGCGATGGGCGGCGTCTGCGCACGCCCGCCTGCAAGATTCGGCGCCGGCGAAGCGACGGCCGATCTGGCGAAATACCTCGACAACTGGTTCGACGTCCTTGTCGTGCGTACCAGAGAGTTGTCGGCCCTGCGAGAGCTCGCATCAAGCGCCGATGCGCCCGTCATCAATGCGAGAACGCGATCAAATCACCCCTGCGAAACGCTTGGCGACCTCGCTTATATCAGGAGCAAGAGGGCCAGGCTCGACGGCCTGAAAATCGTCGCCTTGTCTCCCGCCGCCAACATCGTCCGGTCATGGATTGAAGCCTCCATCGCGCTGCCGCTCCAGGTGACCCAGATCTATCCGGAAGACTGGCATGTCCGGGAGATCGCGAGTCCGAACTTCACCGCCAGCACCGGCCTGGACGCCCTGTTCGACGCGGACGTAATTGTCACGGACTGCTGGCCCGACGGCGCAAGCGGGGATCGACTTCTAGGATACCAGGTATCGGCATCGCTGCTCGAGCGGTGCCGCCCCGACGTCATTTTCCTGCCCTGCCCGCCCGTCACCCGAGGCCAGGAGGTCAGCGCCGACGCGATGTCGCATCCCGCCTGCCAGAGCCCGCGCGCGAAAGCCTATCTCCTGCACGCGCAGAACGCTTTGCTCGAATGGATCGTCGCGTAG
- a CDS encoding MAPEG family protein, with product MTRELFWLTLTVFLTGILWIPYIVNRCQIRGLTGAMANPSRNDKPQADWANRLMFAHDNAVENLVIFAPLVLILNAIDYSTKWTVLACAVYFWSRVAHLIVYTLGLPVFRTLAFTVGFLAQAVLALAIFKVV from the coding sequence ATGACGCGTGAATTGTTCTGGCTGACCTTGACGGTGTTCCTGACCGGAATCCTCTGGATTCCTTACATCGTCAACCGCTGCCAGATCCGCGGCCTCACCGGCGCGATGGCCAACCCTTCGCGCAATGACAAGCCGCAGGCGGACTGGGCGAACCGGCTGATGTTCGCGCATGACAACGCTGTCGAGAACCTCGTGATCTTCGCTCCGCTGGTGCTGATCCTCAACGCGATCGACTATTCCACGAAATGGACCGTGCTCGCCTGCGCCGTCTATTTCTGGTCGCGCGTGGCGCATCTGATCGTCTACACGCTCGGCCTGCCGGTGTTCCGCACGCTGGCCTTCACCGTCGGCTTCCTCGCGCAAGCCGTGCTGGCGCTGGCGATTTTCAAGGTGGTCTGA
- the phaC gene encoding class I poly(R)-hydroxyalkanoic acid synthase has product MNTATTDTPGSETKFNAEAFAMNVARAMESGGKALAAYLKPRESGEVQDRPPAELAEVVKTFTSVAEYWLTDSSRSSDLQTKLAKDYLDLWGSAARRMAGQDAPPAIAPSPRDKRFADPEWKSNQFFDFVMQLYLLTAKWAQELVSDAEGLDPQTRRKAEFYIQQVTNALSPSNFVLTNPEVLRETVASSGENLARGLKMLAEDIAAGKGMLKIRQSNPDNLVVGVNMATTPGKVIYQNEMMQLIQYSPTTEKVLRTPLLIVPPWINKFYILDLKPEKSYIKWCVDQGITVFVISWVNPDKRLGNKSWEDYMKEGVLTAMDVIERATGELKVHTAGYCVGGTMLATTLAWLAEKRRQRVSSATFFAAQVDFTHAGDLLVFVDEDQIAALEQDMKAAGVLEGSKMAMAFNMLRSNDLIWSYVVSNYLKGQQPSAFDLLHWNSDATRMTASNHSYYLRNCYLENRLSTGTMVLDNTLLDLSKVMVPVYNLATREDHIAPAESVLYGSQFFGGPVKYVLSGSGHIAGVVNPPASNKYQYWTNDDVKDVNVAQWMKDAVEHKGSWWPDWREWLGGLDPEEVPARAVGSEALPPIEDAPGSYVRVRA; this is encoded by the coding sequence ATGAATACCGCCACGACTGACACGCCCGGATCCGAGACGAAGTTCAATGCGGAAGCCTTCGCGATGAATGTCGCGCGGGCGATGGAAAGCGGAGGCAAGGCGCTCGCCGCGTACCTGAAGCCGCGCGAAAGCGGCGAGGTGCAGGATCGCCCGCCGGCGGAGCTCGCCGAAGTCGTCAAGACCTTCACGTCGGTCGCCGAATACTGGCTGACGGACAGCTCGCGATCGTCCGATCTCCAGACCAAGCTCGCCAAGGACTATCTCGACCTTTGGGGCTCGGCGGCGCGCCGCATGGCCGGCCAGGACGCTCCGCCCGCGATCGCGCCCTCGCCGCGCGACAAGCGCTTTGCCGATCCGGAATGGAAGTCGAACCAGTTCTTCGATTTCGTGATGCAGCTCTATCTGCTCACGGCCAAATGGGCGCAGGAGCTGGTGAGCGACGCCGAGGGGCTAGATCCGCAGACGCGCCGGAAGGCCGAGTTCTACATCCAGCAGGTCACCAACGCGCTGTCGCCGTCGAACTTCGTGCTGACCAATCCGGAAGTGCTGCGCGAGACGGTTGCCAGCAGCGGCGAGAACCTCGCGCGCGGCCTGAAGATGCTGGCGGAGGACATCGCCGCCGGCAAGGGCATGCTGAAGATCCGCCAATCCAATCCGGACAACCTCGTCGTCGGCGTCAACATGGCGACGACGCCGGGCAAGGTGATCTACCAGAACGAGATGATGCAGCTCATCCAGTATTCGCCGACGACGGAGAAGGTGCTGCGCACCCCGCTCCTGATCGTGCCGCCCTGGATCAACAAGTTCTACATCCTCGATCTCAAGCCGGAGAAATCCTACATCAAGTGGTGCGTCGACCAGGGCATCACCGTGTTCGTGATCTCATGGGTCAATCCCGACAAGCGGCTCGGCAACAAGAGCTGGGAAGACTACATGAAGGAAGGCGTGCTCACGGCGATGGACGTCATCGAGCGCGCGACCGGCGAGTTGAAGGTGCATACCGCCGGCTATTGCGTCGGCGGCACGATGCTCGCGACCACGCTGGCCTGGCTCGCCGAGAAGCGCCGCCAGCGCGTGAGCTCTGCGACGTTCTTTGCAGCACAAGTGGACTTCACCCATGCCGGCGACCTCCTCGTCTTCGTCGACGAGGACCAGATCGCCGCACTCGAGCAGGACATGAAGGCGGCGGGCGTGCTCGAAGGCTCCAAGATGGCGATGGCCTTCAACATGCTGCGCTCCAATGATTTGATCTGGTCCTACGTCGTCAGCAATTACCTCAAGGGCCAGCAGCCGAGCGCGTTCGACCTGCTGCACTGGAATTCCGACGCAACACGCATGACCGCGTCGAACCATTCCTATTATCTGCGCAACTGCTACCTTGAGAACCGGCTGTCGACGGGCACGATGGTACTCGACAACACCCTGCTCGACCTCTCCAAGGTCATGGTGCCGGTCTACAACCTCGCCACCCGGGAAGATCACATCGCGCCGGCGGAATCGGTGCTGTACGGCTCGCAATTCTTCGGCGGCCCGGTGAAATATGTGCTGTCCGGCTCGGGCCACATCGCCGGCGTCGTCAATCCGCCGGCCTCGAACAAGTACCAGTACTGGACCAACGACGACGTCAAGGACGTCAACGTCGCCCAGTGGATGAAGGATGCGGTGGAGCACAAGGGATCGTGGTGGCCGGACTGGCGCGAATGGCTTGGCGGGCTCGATCCGGAGGAGGTCCCGGCGCGCGCGGTCGGCAGCGAGGCGCTGCCGCCAATCGAAGATGCGCCCGGCAGCTATGTCAGAGTTCGCGCATAG